From the genome of Rhizobium leguminosarum, one region includes:
- a CDS encoding hybrid-cluster NAD(P)-dependent oxidoreductase translates to MPATRAALHDLWNPEEDDALVCLDVQQETHDVKTFTFASREGKRFAFKAGQYFLFDLEHNGDAENRCYSISSSPHRTNAFSVTVKRVPGGKISNWLHDTLVPGATVKANGPLGHFVRPETAGRKLLLLSGGSGITPVMSILREIADSCEPADVVFMHAARTPQDLIFRDELACIARKLKGLRLHFLPETVAGEPSWPGLTGRISKDYMRLAVPDIAERTVMCCGPAPFMAAARGIAAELGLPGSNYLEESFDAAVIDEPEIPAVQEASAKVFQVTFSKQARSIDVSGDQSVLSCAKKSGVRIPSSCANGVCGTCKSKLTSGTVDMNHNGGIRQREIDAGFFLPCCSKPLSDLVIER, encoded by the coding sequence ATGCCCGCAACCAGGGCCGCCCTTCACGACCTCTGGAACCCGGAGGAAGACGACGCGCTCGTCTGCCTCGACGTTCAGCAGGAGACCCATGACGTCAAGACCTTCACCTTTGCGTCGCGCGAGGGCAAGCGGTTCGCGTTCAAGGCCGGGCAGTATTTTCTGTTCGACCTGGAACACAATGGAGACGCTGAAAACAGGTGCTACAGCATCTCCTCCTCGCCGCATCGGACGAACGCTTTCTCCGTGACGGTGAAGCGGGTTCCCGGTGGAAAGATCTCCAACTGGCTTCACGACACCCTGGTTCCCGGCGCGACCGTCAAGGCGAATGGGCCGCTCGGCCACTTCGTCAGGCCCGAGACGGCGGGACGCAAGCTTCTGCTTTTGTCCGGCGGCTCCGGCATTACCCCCGTCATGTCCATTCTGCGTGAGATCGCCGACAGTTGCGAACCTGCCGACGTGGTCTTCATGCACGCCGCCCGGACGCCGCAGGATCTGATCTTTCGCGACGAATTGGCCTGCATCGCCCGGAAGCTGAAGGGCCTTCGCCTTCATTTTCTCCCGGAGACGGTGGCCGGCGAGCCGTCCTGGCCCGGTCTGACCGGTCGCATTTCGAAAGACTACATGCGGCTTGCGGTTCCCGATATCGCCGAGCGAACCGTGATGTGCTGCGGCCCCGCCCCGTTCATGGCCGCCGCGCGCGGCATTGCCGCCGAACTCGGCTTGCCCGGCTCGAACTACCTGGAGGAAAGCTTCGACGCAGCGGTCATCGACGAACCCGAAATCCCTGCGGTTCAGGAGGCATCTGCCAAGGTCTTTCAGGTCACCTTCTCGAAGCAGGCCCGCAGCATCGACGTCTCCGGCGACCAGAGCGTGCTCTCTTGTGCGAAGAAGTCAGGCGTCAGAATCCCGTCGTCCTGCGCGAACGGCGTCTGCGGCACCTGCAAGTCGAAGCTTACGTCAGGCACGGTCGACATGAACCACAATGGCGGAATTCGTCAGCGGGAAATCGACGCCGGCTTCTTCCTGCCCTGTTGCTCCAAGCCGCTCAGCGATCTGGTCATCGAGCGCTGA
- a CDS encoding M24 family metallopeptidase, which yields MLREESDSAELTGSTVFKDERKQAYLNPEGADRPLISPVPATTLDRARRYRLERLRGKMREWDCGALLLYDPVNIRYAFDSSNMSIWTMHNASRYALILADGPAILFEFEGAEHVNDGLPGIDEIRPAKSWIFFTSGNLMEPRLKTWADEVANLVSRNGGNKRVAVDRLEPAGAFELRERGFMLLDGQELAERARSIKSTEEIELMRWTIRVCEAGMARMYEVSEPGRTEREIWAELHFENARSGGEWLETKLLTAGPRTNPWYQECSDYVIKRGEMISFDTDMIGPYGYCADLSRSWTAGHVAMSAKQKELYAAARDQIEHNLAALKPGITFEEFNALSWRIPEKYQPYRYTLALHGTGMADEWPGILLHPDFDPDFSGIIEEGMVLNVESLVAEAGSESIKLETQALITARGAERLDTFPWEEI from the coding sequence ATGCTGCGAGAGGAAAGCGATTCCGCCGAGCTGACCGGCTCGACGGTCTTCAAGGACGAGCGAAAGCAGGCATACCTCAATCCTGAAGGAGCCGACCGGCCTCTTATCAGTCCTGTGCCGGCCACGACGCTCGATCGGGCTCGCCGCTATCGTCTGGAGCGCCTGCGCGGGAAGATGCGCGAATGGGACTGCGGCGCCCTGCTTCTCTACGACCCCGTCAACATCCGATATGCCTTCGATTCATCGAATATGAGCATTTGGACGATGCATAACGCCTCGCGATACGCTCTGATCCTCGCCGATGGTCCGGCCATACTTTTCGAATTCGAAGGCGCCGAACACGTCAATGACGGGCTTCCCGGCATCGACGAGATCCGGCCGGCGAAGTCATGGATATTCTTCACATCAGGGAACCTTATGGAACCCCGCCTGAAAACCTGGGCGGACGAGGTCGCGAACCTCGTAAGCCGCAATGGCGGCAACAAACGCGTGGCGGTGGACAGGCTCGAACCAGCGGGCGCGTTCGAATTGCGGGAACGCGGCTTCATGCTCTTAGACGGCCAGGAACTGGCCGAGCGGGCGCGATCCATCAAAAGCACTGAGGAGATCGAGCTGATGAGATGGACGATCCGTGTCTGCGAAGCAGGCATGGCGCGGATGTACGAGGTATCCGAGCCCGGCCGCACGGAAAGAGAGATCTGGGCCGAGCTTCACTTCGAAAACGCACGCAGCGGCGGCGAGTGGCTGGAGACCAAGCTCTTGACCGCAGGCCCGAGAACAAACCCCTGGTATCAGGAATGTTCGGACTACGTCATCAAACGCGGGGAGATGATATCCTTCGACACCGATATGATCGGACCCTACGGCTATTGCGCCGACCTGTCGCGTTCGTGGACAGCGGGACACGTGGCGATGAGCGCCAAGCAGAAGGAACTCTACGCCGCTGCCAGGGATCAGATCGAGCACAATCTCGCCGCCCTGAAGCCCGGCATTACGTTCGAGGAGTTCAATGCGCTGTCGTGGCGGATTCCGGAGAAATACCAGCCTTATCGATACACGCTTGCTTTGCACGGAACCGGAATGGCGGACGAATGGCCAGGGATCCTTCTGCATCCGGATTTCGACCCTGATTTCAGTGGCATCATCGAGGAGGGCATGGTGCTCAACGTCGAAAGCCTGGTCGCCGAGGCCGGATCCGAGAGCATCAAGCTGGAAACCCAGGCACTGATCACGGCAAGGGGAGCGGAGCGGCTCGACACGTTTCCGTGGGAAGAGATCTGA
- a CDS encoding GlxA family transcriptional regulator, whose amino-acid sequence MRSGQHRQGDDAARAAERLKVGFVLARSFTLSAFALFVDTLRLASDEQDRSGRVLADWQVIGSTRHLITSSCGVQVAPTSDFVDPSKFNYIVVVGGLLTVENPVDQETIAFLKQADAKKVPLIGVCTGSFILAAAGLMKRHESCVSWLHYKEFRERFPDLSVRSDRLFNLDRQRGSCAGGSSSADMAALLVRKCISRDAERNALEVLQIEKARAPADIQPRRPLYDDYDDARVKAAMITMEQFVDGSMSIQKLAATVGLSRRQLERIFIDKTGMSPAKAYNRVRMERAKSILAQSKAPLIEIALDVGFENASQFTRTFKRTFGQTPSQHRAAASRAH is encoded by the coding sequence ATGCGATCCGGGCAGCATCGGCAGGGAGACGACGCCGCGAGGGCGGCTGAGCGGCTCAAGGTGGGCTTCGTTCTGGCGCGGTCGTTCACGCTGTCCGCCTTCGCGCTCTTCGTGGATACGCTGCGGCTTGCCAGCGACGAGCAAGATCGTTCCGGAAGGGTCCTTGCCGACTGGCAGGTGATCGGCAGCACGCGGCACCTGATCACCTCGAGCTGCGGCGTCCAGGTCGCTCCGACGTCCGATTTCGTCGATCCGTCGAAGTTCAATTACATCGTGGTCGTCGGCGGCCTTCTGACGGTGGAAAACCCTGTCGACCAGGAGACCATCGCTTTTCTCAAGCAGGCGGACGCCAAGAAGGTGCCTCTGATCGGTGTGTGCACGGGTTCGTTCATTCTGGCTGCGGCTGGCCTGATGAAGCGGCACGAGTCCTGTGTGAGCTGGCTGCATTACAAGGAGTTTCGGGAGCGGTTTCCCGATCTCAGCGTTCGCTCCGATCGGCTCTTCAATCTCGATCGCCAGCGCGGATCATGCGCAGGTGGCAGCAGTTCCGCCGACATGGCGGCGTTGCTGGTCCGAAAATGTATCAGCCGCGACGCCGAACGAAACGCGCTGGAGGTCCTTCAGATCGAAAAGGCGCGGGCTCCGGCCGACATACAGCCCCGGCGTCCGCTGTACGACGACTATGACGACGCCCGCGTCAAGGCGGCGATGATTACGATGGAACAGTTCGTCGATGGCAGCATGTCTATACAGAAGCTTGCCGCCACGGTTGGCCTGTCTCGGCGACAACTGGAGAGGATCTTCATCGATAAGACGGGAATGTCTCCTGCCAAGGCCTATAATCGTGTTCGCATGGAGCGGGCGAAATCGATCCTTGCCCAGTCGAAGGCGCCTTTGATCGAGATCGCACTGGATGTCGGCTTTGAAAATGCCTCGCAGTTCACGCGAACGTTCAAGCGCACATTCGGGCAGACGCCATCGCAGCATCGTGCCGCCGCTTCGAGAGCACACTGA
- the gfa gene encoding S-(hydroxymethyl)glutathione synthase — protein sequence MTSIAIHPAVDSGFRATDAAFAGGTLVCKCASNPVKVRIKSDIAHNHACGCTKCWKPEGFVFSVVAVAPTESVEVQENGDKLAVVDSTALIQRHACKECGVHMYGPVVREHPFQGLSFVHPERFQESGWAKPGFAAFVSSIIESGFDPAKMDAVRAQLRTSGLEPYDCLNPGLMDYIATWMAKKSGVLAA from the coding sequence ATGACCAGCATAGCCATACATCCGGCAGTGGATTCAGGCTTTCGGGCGACTGACGCTGCTTTTGCAGGCGGGACGCTCGTCTGCAAGTGCGCAAGCAATCCCGTGAAGGTCAGGATCAAGAGCGACATCGCCCACAATCATGCCTGCGGCTGCACGAAGTGCTGGAAGCCGGAGGGCTTCGTCTTTTCAGTCGTGGCAGTTGCGCCGACCGAAAGCGTCGAAGTTCAGGAGAATGGCGACAAGCTCGCCGTCGTCGATTCCACAGCCTTGATCCAGCGCCACGCCTGCAAGGAATGCGGCGTGCATATGTATGGGCCGGTCGTGCGCGAACATCCGTTCCAGGGATTGTCGTTCGTCCATCCGGAACGCTTTCAGGAAAGCGGCTGGGCGAAGCCGGGCTTTGCGGCCTTCGTGTCGTCGATCATCGAAAGCGGCTTCGACCCCGCGAAGATGGACGCTGTCAGGGCGCAGTTGAGGACGTCCGGCCTCGAGCCTTACGATTGCCTAAACCCTGGCCTTATGGACTACATCGCAACCTGGATGGCCAAGAAGAGCGGCGTCCTGGCCGCGTGA
- the fghA gene encoding S-formylglutathione hydrolase — MKTISTENSHGGTQGVYLNRSDVCDCDMTFAVFLPPQAKARKLPVLWYLSGLTCTHANVMEKGEYRRLAAELGIIIVCPDTSPRGDAVPDEPDNWQFGKGAGFYVDATEPPFAPNYRMYSYVVDELPELIAAEFPVDMTRQGIFGHSMGGHGAITIALKNPGRFGSCSAFAPISHPSVSGWSKPAFQKYLGSDETAWRAYDACSLIEDGHRFPEFLVDQGTADNFLEDGLRPEELRQACETAGISLRLRMQEGYGHSYFFISTFMEDHLRWHARRLGD; from the coding sequence ATGAAGACGATCTCGACCGAAAATTCTCATGGCGGCACCCAGGGCGTTTACCTCAATCGCTCGGATGTCTGCGACTGCGACATGACCTTTGCGGTATTCCTGCCGCCGCAGGCCAAAGCACGGAAGCTGCCGGTTCTATGGTACCTTTCCGGTCTGACCTGCACCCATGCCAACGTCATGGAAAAGGGAGAGTATCGGCGTCTTGCCGCAGAACTCGGCATCATCATCGTGTGCCCCGACACCAGTCCGCGGGGCGATGCCGTCCCGGACGAACCTGATAATTGGCAGTTCGGCAAGGGTGCCGGCTTCTACGTCGACGCCACCGAGCCGCCATTCGCACCGAACTATCGGATGTACAGCTACGTCGTCGATGAATTGCCGGAGCTTATCGCGGCCGAGTTTCCAGTCGACATGACGCGACAGGGAATCTTCGGTCACTCGATGGGGGGACATGGCGCGATCACGATCGCGCTCAAGAACCCCGGACGCTTCGGCAGCTGCTCGGCCTTCGCGCCGATCAGCCATCCGTCGGTCTCCGGCTGGTCAAAGCCGGCATTCCAGAAATACCTCGGATCGGATGAAACGGCTTGGCGGGCATATGATGCCTGCTCGCTGATCGAAGACGGGCACCGGTTCCCCGAATTCCTCGTCGACCAGGGGACGGCGGATAACTTCCTGGAGGATGGATTGCGCCCTGAGGAGCTCAGGCAAGCCTGCGAGACGGCCGGCATCAGCCTGCGGCTTCGCATGCAGGAAGGCTACGGCCACTCCTACTTCTTTATTTCGACATTCATGGAAGACCATCTGCGTTGGCACGCGCGGAGGTTGGGAGACTGA
- a CDS encoding S-(hydroxymethyl)glutathione dehydrogenase/class III alcohol dehydrogenase: MDVRAAVAVQAGKPLEVMTVQLEAPKAGEVLVEVKATGICHTDDFTLSGADPEGLFPAILGHEGAGIVVDVGPGVTSVKKGDHVIPLYTPECRECYSCTSRKTNLCTSIRATQGQGVMPDGTSRFSIGKDKIHHYMGCSTFSNFTVLPEIALAKVNPDAPFDKICYIGCGVTTGIGAVINTAKVEIGATAIVFGLGGIGLNVLQGLRLAGADMIIGVDINPDRKAWGEKFGMTHFVNPKEVGDDIVPYLVNLTKRHGDLIGGADYTFDCTGNTKVMRQALEASHRGWGKSIIIGVAGAGQEISTRPFQLVTGRNWMGTAFGGARGRTDVPKIVDWYMQGKIQIDPMITHTMPLEDINKGFELMHKGESIRGVVVY, from the coding sequence ATGGACGTTCGCGCCGCCGTTGCCGTTCAGGCAGGAAAACCGCTCGAAGTGATGACCGTGCAGCTGGAGGCCCCGAAGGCCGGCGAAGTGCTGGTGGAGGTCAAGGCGACGGGCATCTGCCACACCGATGATTTCACCCTGTCAGGCGCTGATCCGGAAGGTCTCTTCCCGGCGATCCTCGGCCATGAGGGTGCCGGCATCGTCGTCGATGTCGGCCCCGGTGTCACCTCGGTGAAGAAGGGCGACCACGTCATTCCGCTCTACACCCCGGAATGCCGCGAATGCTATTCCTGCACCTCGCGCAAGACCAACCTCTGCACCTCAATCCGCGCGACCCAGGGCCAGGGTGTGATGCCGGACGGCACCTCGCGCTTCTCGATCGGTAAGGACAAGATCCACCACTATATGGGCTGCTCGACTTTTTCCAACTTCACCGTGCTGCCGGAGATCGCCCTTGCCAAGGTCAATCCCGACGCGCCGTTCGACAAGATCTGCTACATCGGCTGCGGTGTCACCACCGGCATCGGTGCGGTCATCAACACTGCCAAGGTCGAGATCGGCGCGACGGCCATCGTCTTCGGGCTCGGCGGCATCGGTCTCAACGTGCTTCAGGGACTGCGTCTTGCCGGTGCCGACATGATCATCGGCGTCGATATCAACCCTGACCGCAAGGCCTGGGGCGAAAAGTTCGGCATGACCCACTTCGTCAATCCGAAGGAGGTCGGCGACGACATCGTGCCCTATCTCGTCAACCTGACGAAGCGCCACGGCGATCTGATCGGCGGGGCTGACTACACCTTCGACTGCACCGGCAACACCAAGGTGATGCGCCAGGCGCTGGAAGCCAGCCACCGCGGCTGGGGCAAGTCGATTATCATCGGCGTTGCCGGCGCCGGCCAGGAAATCTCCACCCGTCCGTTCCAGCTGGTCACCGGCCGCAACTGGATGGGCACCGCCTTCGGCGGCGCCCGCGGCCGCACCGATGTGCCGAAGATCGTCGACTGGTACATGCAGGGCAAGATCCAGATCGATCCGATGATCACCCACACCATGCCGCTCGAAGACATCAACAAGGGTTTCGAGCTGATGCACAAGGGCGAAAGCATCCGCGGCGTGGTCGTGTACTGA
- a CDS encoding dimethylsulfonioproprionate lyase family protein has product MARVVGRPIKPGADLLLNDDEKPAYIRLHDIGRERRSRPLQEFLNDVGGLMLSAEAPAVASFVAGKVLQRLLKTGKVRPEGGPLPGAPEGLDDAIGHLAKSGRKYEAIASQFQSLADKLLWRRGRSGPFASLNFGNTHSHAVLVGPGGMEERADLRVGVIYMDRYTRFPDHVQTQPRAFILLSPGEIRLGDSEWFSAGVGTVFANDAGQSFAIRCTARPLLAVWCQVERET; this is encoded by the coding sequence GTGGCGCGCGTCGTGGGACGTCCAATCAAACCTGGTGCCGACCTTCTTCTCAACGATGACGAGAAGCCGGCATACATACGGCTGCACGACATCGGCAGAGAGCGGCGCTCTCGGCCACTGCAGGAATTCCTCAATGATGTTGGCGGGCTGATGCTGTCGGCGGAGGCTCCTGCCGTCGCCAGTTTCGTCGCGGGCAAGGTTCTCCAGAGGCTGCTCAAGACCGGCAAGGTGCGTCCGGAGGGCGGGCCTCTTCCCGGCGCGCCCGAAGGGCTGGATGACGCCATCGGCCATCTTGCAAAATCGGGACGGAAATACGAGGCGATCGCCAGCCAGTTCCAGAGCCTCGCCGATAAGCTGCTCTGGAGACGCGGCCGCTCCGGTCCGTTCGCAAGCCTGAATTTTGGCAATACGCACTCCCATGCGGTCTTGGTCGGCCCCGGCGGCATGGAGGAACGCGCCGATCTCAGGGTCGGCGTGATCTACATGGATCGCTATACAAGATTCCCCGATCATGTTCAGACGCAGCCCCGCGCCTTCATTCTGCTTTCGCCGGGCGAAATCCGCCTTGGCGATTCCGAGTGGTTCTCCGCCGGTGTCGGCACGGTCTTTGCGAACGACGCCGGGCAATCCTTCGCGATAAGATGCACAGCCCGGCCGCTGCTTGCGGTTTGGTGCCAGGTTGAGCGGGAGACGTGA
- a CDS encoding electron transfer flavoprotein subunit alpha/FixB family protein — protein MTILLLADHDNASLSDQTAKALTAAAKIGGDIHILVAGKAAKPAAEQAAKLAGVSKVLLAESDGLANNLAEPLADLIVSLAGSYDTIISAATSVGKNVLPRVAALLDVAQVSEIIEVISSDTFKRPIYAGNAIQTVQVSDAKKVITVRTASFASTPEGGSATIEAIPAVSDPGLSTFVGDALSASDRPELTSAKIIISGGRALGSAEKFKEVILPLADKLGAAVGASRAAVDAGYAPNDWQVGQTGKVVAPQLYIACGISGAIQHLAGMKDSKVIVAINKDEEAPIFQVADYGLVADLFDALPELEKAL, from the coding sequence ATGACCATTCTTCTTCTGGCTGACCACGACAATGCCAGTCTGTCCGACCAGACCGCCAAGGCGTTGACAGCTGCCGCAAAGATCGGCGGCGATATTCACATTCTGGTCGCCGGCAAGGCTGCCAAACCTGCTGCCGAACAAGCGGCCAAGCTTGCCGGCGTCTCCAAGGTGCTGCTGGCCGAAAGCGACGGACTCGCCAACAATCTGGCCGAGCCGCTGGCCGACCTGATCGTCTCGCTGGCCGGCAGCTACGACACGATCATCTCTGCCGCCACCTCGGTCGGCAAGAACGTGCTGCCGCGCGTCGCTGCCCTGCTCGACGTCGCCCAGGTCTCCGAGATCATCGAGGTGATCTCGTCCGACACCTTCAAGCGGCCGATCTATGCCGGCAATGCCATCCAGACGGTGCAGGTGAGCGATGCCAAGAAGGTGATCACCGTGCGCACCGCTTCCTTTGCCTCTACGCCGGAGGGTGGCTCGGCAACGATCGAGGCAATCCCGGCGGTTTCCGATCCGGGACTGTCGACCTTCGTCGGCGACGCGCTGTCGGCCTCCGACCGTCCGGAACTGACCTCTGCCAAGATCATCATCTCCGGCGGCCGGGCACTCGGCTCGGCGGAAAAGTTCAAGGAAGTCATCCTGCCGCTTGCCGACAAGCTCGGCGCCGCCGTCGGTGCATCCAGAGCTGCCGTCGATGCCGGTTATGCGCCGAACGACTGGCAGGTCGGCCAGACCGGCAAGGTGGTGGCGCCGCAGCTCTATATCGCCTGCGGCATTTCAGGCGCCATCCAGCATCTGGCCGGCATGAAGGATTCGAAGGTGATCGTCGCCATCAACAAGGACGAGGAGGCGCCGATCTTCCAGGTCGCCGACTACGGATTGGTTGCCGATCTCTTCGACGCCCTGCCGGAATTGGAAAAGGCGCTCTAG
- a CDS encoding electron transfer flavoprotein subunit beta/FixA family protein, with the protein MKILVPVKRVVDYNVKIRVKPDGTGVELANVKMSMNPFDEISVEEALRLKEAGKAEEVVVVSIGPAKAEETLRTALAMGADRAILIETDDQIEPLTVAKILKAVADVEQPGLIIVGKQAIDDDSNQTGQMLAALMGVAQATFASKIEIGDGKAQITREVDGGLQTIEIKLPAVVTTDLRLNEPRYASLPNIMKAKKKPLDKKTPSDFGVDTTPRLKVLKTEEPSGRKAGVKVKSVAELIDKLKNEAGVL; encoded by the coding sequence ATGAAAATTCTCGTGCCCGTCAAACGGGTTGTCGACTACAACGTGAAGATCCGGGTGAAGCCGGATGGCACGGGTGTCGAGCTTGCCAATGTGAAGATGTCGATGAACCCGTTCGACGAGATCTCGGTGGAAGAGGCGCTGCGGCTGAAGGAAGCCGGCAAGGCTGAGGAGGTGGTGGTCGTCTCGATCGGTCCTGCCAAGGCCGAAGAGACGCTGAGGACCGCACTTGCCATGGGCGCCGACCGGGCGATCCTCATCGAGACCGATGATCAGATCGAACCGCTCACCGTCGCCAAGATATTGAAGGCTGTGGCCGACGTTGAACAGCCGGGGCTGATCATCGTCGGCAAGCAGGCGATCGATGACGACAGCAACCAGACCGGCCAGATGCTGGCTGCACTGATGGGAGTTGCCCAGGCAACCTTCGCCTCGAAGATCGAGATCGGGGATGGCAAGGCTCAGATCACCCGCGAAGTCGATGGCGGCCTGCAGACGATCGAGATCAAGCTGCCGGCGGTCGTCACCACCGATCTGCGCTTGAACGAACCACGCTATGCCTCGCTGCCGAATATCATGAAGGCGAAGAAGAAGCCGCTCGACAAGAAGACGCCAAGCGATTTCGGTGTCGACACCACGCCGCGTCTCAAGGTGTTGAAGACCGAGGAGCCGTCGGGCCGCAAGGCCGGCGTCAAGGTCAAGTCGGTCGCCGAACTGATCGACAAGCTCAAAAACGAAGCCGGCGTGCTGTAA
- a CDS encoding dimethylsulfoniopropionate lyase, producing MSLRNESLQIFVDAAFVAFDQFAKAPEARRSIRQIFAALERPGAARAGEGSRLPVCAQLDVALSIDTSYPSLTRLIDGFKGIEPMLEWRRRTKYDHTASDNFVDGHANAMIIGPGGLEERSDLWFGVTLMAPQVRYPDHVHAPEEVYLVLSEGEFQQGEGDWFSPGIGGSFYNVPDIKHAMRSLDTPLFAFWALLAERPAV from the coding sequence ATGAGTTTACGCAATGAAAGCCTGCAGATTTTCGTGGATGCGGCTTTCGTGGCTTTTGACCAGTTCGCCAAGGCTCCGGAAGCCCGCCGCTCGATCCGTCAGATTTTTGCAGCGCTGGAGCGCCCGGGAGCCGCGCGTGCGGGAGAGGGAAGCCGATTGCCCGTGTGCGCTCAGCTTGATGTAGCGCTCTCGATCGATACGTCCTATCCTTCGCTGACACGATTGATCGACGGGTTCAAAGGCATCGAGCCAATGCTTGAATGGCGTCGGCGCACCAAGTATGACCACACGGCCAGCGACAATTTTGTCGATGGGCATGCCAATGCGATGATTATCGGCCCGGGAGGATTGGAGGAGCGGAGCGACCTGTGGTTCGGCGTGACGTTGATGGCGCCTCAGGTGCGCTATCCCGACCACGTTCATGCGCCAGAGGAGGTCTACCTCGTACTGTCCGAGGGAGAGTTCCAGCAGGGGGAAGGGGACTGGTTTTCGCCTGGTATCGGCGGATCCTTCTACAATGTCCCCGACATCAAGCATGCCATGAGGTCGCTCGACACGCCGCTCTTCGCCTTTTGGGCATTACTTGCCGAACGGCCAGCAGTTTAG